CCAGGTCGGACAGAAGCTCGGGGTCGATCGGCTGGCTTGGTACGCCAAGGCCTGCGGACTGGGGACCCCCGCCGGGATCGACATCGCCCATGAGGCTGCGGGTTTGGTGCCGACGGCCGACTGGAAAAAACAGCGCACGGGAGTATCCTGGCAGGCCGGCGAGACGCTCTCGGTGGCCATCGGGCAGGGCTACAATCTGACGACGCCCCTGCAAATGCTGGCCCTGACCGCCGCCGTGGGAAACGGCGGCTCCCGTCTGCGGCCGCTGATTCTCCAATCTCTGCGCAACCCCGACGGGGAAATCCTCTATTCATGCCGCCCCGAGGAGATCGGCCACCTGCCCGTCAGCCCGAAAACACTCGACATTGTCCGCAGGGGGCTCTGGAAGGTGGTCAATCAGAAAACCGGGACGGCCTGGGTGGCGCGCATCGCCGGAATCGATGTTTGCGGGAAAACCGGTACCGCCCAAGTCTTCAGCCGTAAAAAAAACGAAGCCCTTTTTGCCCAGGAAAGACCCGCCTTTCTCAACTCCCACGCCTGGTTTGTTGCCTATGCGCCCGCTGAAAATCCCCGGATTGCCGTGGCGGTGATCGTCGAACACGGGGAGCACGGTTCCAGTGCGGCCAGCCCGATTGCACGTGAACTGATCAAGACCTACTTGCGCTCCCCGCTCTCGCAGACGGTGGCGGCCGGTGCGGTCGAGGCCCCGGCGGTCGACGATTTCGGAATGCCGCCGGGATGAGGCAGTTGAACTTGCCTCCAGCCAAGGGCGGCGGTTTGGGACCGCCCGTCAGGGACACCACGGAGGAGACCCCCGATGTTTGATCGACGACTGATACAGTATTTCGACTGGGGCCTGCTGGGGGTCACCGTCCTGATCGCCGCCCTCGGCCTCGGGGCGCTCTACAGTGCCGTTAACGGCGACCCCGGGATGCCTCACGGGTCCCTCTTCGTAAAACAGTTGATCTGGTACGGCGGCGGCCTGGGGGTCATGGTCGCCATATTTCTTTTCAGTTACAAATCGCTGGATCGCTGGGCCTATGTTATCTACTTTGGGTGCAACCTTTTGCTGGCCTGGGTGCTGCTGTTCGGCAAGTACGTCGGCGGTGCGCGGCGCTGGATCGACTTTGGGCCCATCTCGATCCAGCCCTCGGAGCTGATCAAGATCGGCGTGATTATCGTTCTGGCCCGCTTCTATTCGCGGTTTGCGACCACCCGCGGCTTCACCCTGCGGGATTTGGTCGTTCCCCTGCTGCTGGTGATGCTGCCCTTTGCGCTGATCGTCCAACAGCCCGATCTGGGCACCGCAATGGTGATCCTGCTGATTGCGGGGACCATGACCGCCTATGTTAAAATCGAACGCCGATCGCTGCTCTATCTGCTCGCTGCCGGCGCCGTTGCCGTGCCGCTGGTCTGGTTTGATCTCAAGGGATACCAAAAACAGCGCATTCTCACATTTTTGAACCCGGATCGGGATCCCCTCGGCGCGGGGTACCATATCATCCAGTCCAAAATCGCCATCGGCTCCGGCATGCTGACGGGCAAGGGGTTTCTCCAGGGAACCCAGAACGCCCTTTCGTTTTTACCCGAACAGCATACCGATTTTATCTTTTCGGTATTCTCCGAGGAGTGGGGGTTCGTGGGCGCTTTAATCCTTCTGGTGGTCTTTCTGGTCCTGATTCTGTGGGGTCTCAATATCGCCTACAACTGCCGGGAGCCATTCGGAGCGATTCTCTGCGTGGGGGTGACGGCCATGATTTTCTGGCAGGTGTTCATCAACATCGGGATGGTGATGGGGCTGATGCCGGTGGTGGGGGTGCCGTTGCCGTTTGTCAGCTACGGCGGCTCCTCAATCTTGACCATCATGGTGTGCGTCGGGATATTGCTGAACGTCAGCATGCGGCGCTTTCTGTTTGAGTGAAAAAGGGTGCTGCCGAAGCCGGGACCAGCTGTCCGGGGCAGGGGGAATAATGAAGAAAGACAAAAGGGGGGAGGCGATTTCCACCTTTCTGGGGCCCGATGCGGAAATCGAGGGCACCATCGCCTTCCAGGGCAGTATGCGCCTGGACGGCAAGGTTAGAGGGGACATCACCAGCGACGACGGGACGCTGATCGTGGGTGAAAGCGCCCAGATCGAGGCTGCGGTCACGGTGGACACCGTGATCGTCAAGGGGGCGCTCACCGGAACGATTCAGGCCCGCGATCGCATCGAACTCCACCCACCGGCCCGGGTCACGGGCGACATCGCGGCGCCCGTGGTCGCGATCGCCGCCGGGGTCGCTTTCAACGGGAAATGTACCATGACCGCCGCTGCCGCCGGGGTCGGGGAAAAGACCGGCCCCCAAGCTGCCGGCAACGCCAGGAGCGGTGAGGAGCCAAAGGAAAGAATGTAAAAAACCTTTGACAACGAAATCTGAGTAATGGTATAGAGCGCGCGTGTTTGATGCTCGCATCACTTCTGGATTTGAGCCTGTCTAGCTGTTCCAGCGATACGAAATTATTTCTTAGTGGAGGGCAGCCATGGTAAACGTTGATGTCTCCCTGTTTATCCAGATCGTCAATTTCATTGTCCTGATCTGGGTGCTGAACCTCGTTTTATACAAGCCGATCCGCAAGATCCTGATCCAGCGCAAAGAGAAAGTATTGGCCCTTCAGCAGGGTGCCGAGACCTCCCTGGAGGAGGCCAGAGCGCGTGAAGCGGCTTTTGACCAGGGAATCAAAGCGGCGCGCGCCAGGGGGCTGAAAGAAAAAGATTCCTTCCTGCAGGAAGCAGGGGAGGAGGAGAAACGGATCGTCGGGGAAATCAACGCCAAGGCCCAGGCCGAGCTGGCAGCCGTTCGGGAAAAAATCTCCAGGGATGCCGAGGCCGTCCGGGCGGCGCTGCAGGGGGAGGTCGAGGGCTTTGCCAAAGCGATCGGTCAGAAAATTCTGGGGAGGGCCATCTAAATGAAAATTCCAACGCTGCGACGAGTTCAAAAACGGGGCGCGATCATTGCCGCTGTGGTGATGTTGGCGCTTTTTTTGTTC
The sequence above is a segment of the Desulfobacteraceae bacterium genome. Coding sequences within it:
- a CDS encoding ATPase gives rise to the protein MVNVDVSLFIQIVNFIVLIWVLNLVLYKPIRKILIQRKEKVLALQQGAETSLEEARAREAAFDQGIKAARARGLKEKDSFLQEAGEEEKRIVGEINAKAQAELAAVREKISRDAEAVRAALQGEVEGFAKAIGQKILGRAI
- a CDS encoding polymer-forming cytoskeletal protein; this encodes MKKDKRGEAISTFLGPDAEIEGTIAFQGSMRLDGKVRGDITSDDGTLIVGESAQIEAAVTVDTVIVKGALTGTIQARDRIELHPPARVTGDIAAPVVAIAAGVAFNGKCTMTAAAAGVGEKTGPQAAGNARSGEEPKERM
- the rodA gene encoding rod shape-determining protein RodA, which translates into the protein MFDRRLIQYFDWGLLGVTVLIAALGLGALYSAVNGDPGMPHGSLFVKQLIWYGGGLGVMVAIFLFSYKSLDRWAYVIYFGCNLLLAWVLLFGKYVGGARRWIDFGPISIQPSELIKIGVIIVLARFYSRFATTRGFTLRDLVVPLLLVMLPFALIVQQPDLGTAMVILLIAGTMTAYVKIERRSLLYLLAAGAVAVPLVWFDLKGYQKQRILTFLNPDRDPLGAGYHIIQSKIAIGSGMLTGKGFLQGTQNALSFLPEQHTDFIFSVFSEEWGFVGALILLVVFLVLILWGLNIAYNCREPFGAILCVGVTAMIFWQVFINIGMVMGLMPVVGVPLPFVSYGGSSILTIMVCVGILLNVSMRRFLFE